Proteins from a genomic interval of Nostoc sp. GT001:
- a CDS encoding cysteine synthase family protein gives MNYLTQSSSFKNFSSSECNNRNRYKKIGSVDVTQALGNVPIVRLGNISRVCLESECLLKLESCNPGGSIKEKNAVYLVTRAEEEGLLTPGGTIIESSSGNFGVGLAMVGAARGYRVIIVVDAKTAPPFRGMLAAYGAELVDVPLHEADESGSMQKARMKRAKELAATIPHAWYPCQHLNPLNLEAHSYYTAREIEAHFPSDLDAVVVGVSTAGQIMGIARYLLPRFPGLQVVGVDVEGSVIMGTPAKPYKMTGIGLSFFPPNLDLSLLSRAYVVPEAIAYSVCHALARREGLLLGASTGAIVAGGLHLARELGPDARILMINPDRGDRYLETVYDANWLDHHGFALIEGEHLDQAIASLSPVYF, from the coding sequence ATGAATTATCTCACCCAATCTTCATCGTTCAAGAACTTTTCTAGCTCTGAATGTAACAATCGTAATAGATACAAAAAGATTGGCTCTGTAGATGTTACCCAAGCACTGGGAAATGTACCGATTGTACGGCTGGGAAACATCTCTCGTGTATGTCTTGAATCAGAATGTTTATTAAAGCTTGAGAGCTGCAATCCTGGAGGATCAATTAAGGAGAAAAATGCGGTTTACCTCGTTACGCGTGCGGAGGAAGAGGGACTTCTTACACCTGGAGGTACGATTATCGAGTCAAGTTCAGGCAATTTTGGCGTTGGGCTGGCAATGGTGGGAGCGGCACGAGGATATCGAGTCATTATTGTAGTTGATGCAAAAACTGCTCCACCGTTTCGGGGAATGCTTGCAGCATACGGTGCAGAACTTGTGGATGTACCTCTTCACGAAGCAGACGAATCAGGCTCGATGCAAAAGGCACGAATGAAACGGGCGAAAGAGCTTGCAGCAACTATTCCTCATGCTTGGTATCCGTGTCAGCACTTAAATCCTCTAAATCTTGAGGCACATTCATACTACACGGCGCGTGAGATTGAAGCTCACTTTCCTTCTGACCTCGATGCTGTGGTGGTTGGTGTTAGCACTGCGGGGCAGATAATGGGAATTGCCCGCTATCTTTTACCCCGGTTTCCTGGACTGCAAGTTGTTGGTGTCGATGTGGAGGGGTCAGTGATTATGGGAACACCAGCAAAACCATACAAGATGACAGGTATTGGGTTATCATTTTTTCCACCTAATCTCGATCTCTCGCTCCTAAGTCGTGCTTATGTAGTGCCTGAAGCGATCGCCTACTCGGTGTGCCATGCACTTGCACGTCGTGAGGGATTACTTCTGGGTGCGTCAACTGGGGCAATTGTGGCTGGTGGTTTGCATCTGGCGCGTGAGCTTGGCCCCGATGCACGTATTCTCATGATCAACCCCGATAGAGGCGATCGCTATCTTGAAACTGTATATGATGCCAATTGGCTTGACCATCATGGGTTTGCACTGATCGAAGGAGAGCATCTTGATCAGGCGATCGCCTCACTGAGTCCCGTGTATTTTTAG
- a CDS encoding DUF1772 domain-containing protein gives MQTILIRRQRKSFWLTLVGLVCMILMWLIWALFIQPINQQIDTWTPVNAPSNWADLRYQWPFYHLVHLGIASLGMLALTLSLLLAKRVKWAVE, from the coding sequence ATGCAGACCATTTTGATTCGCCGTCAGCGAAAGTCTTTCTGGCTCACCTTAGTTGGGTTAGTTTGCATGATTCTGATGTGGCTTATCTGGGCATTATTTATTCAACCGATTAATCAGCAAATTGATACCTGGACTCCAGTTAATGCTCCAAGTAACTGGGCTGACCTTCGTTATCAGTGGCCTTTTTACCATTTGGTTCATCTCGGAATTGCATCGCTGGGGATGCTGGCACTAACCTTATCATTGTTACTTGCAAAAAGAGTGAAATGGGCAGTAGAGTAG
- a CDS encoding DUF6753 family protein, with product MTNIAKVVEKVVAEYSEEKKAEVTDWILKLGIRPDDPLFNLYAELGTTQFALQQLPGRLDSLVVGWTDMVDDKLNSASKVAIHQQKSAIAEAAKDLVKMTKQAGGILPHFGVSNWRLAQVAGVLGFVLALGAAIGVFTYKTIAGSVTFQQAASGSAILQSEDKKLLDWAKSNEGKIARSIYVRNAAIIKTCRQQKKYSGGCIIAVD from the coding sequence ATGACCAATATTGCAAAAGTTGTTGAAAAAGTTGTTGCAGAATATTCTGAAGAAAAAAAAGCAGAGGTTACTGATTGGATACTTAAATTGGGTATTCGGCCTGATGACCCCTTGTTTAACCTATATGCGGAACTGGGTACAACTCAGTTTGCGTTGCAGCAGCTACCAGGTAGGCTTGACTCCCTTGTGGTGGGTTGGACTGACATGGTAGACGATAAGCTTAATAGTGCTTCTAAGGTGGCTATACACCAACAAAAAAGTGCGATCGCAGAAGCGGCGAAGGATTTAGTTAAGATGACTAAGCAAGCTGGTGGGATTTTGCCTCACTTCGGTGTAAGTAATTGGCGATTGGCACAAGTGGCCGGGGTATTGGGTTTTGTACTGGCTTTAGGCGCTGCAATTGGTGTTTTTACATACAAGACTATCGCTGGAAGTGTAACTTTTCAGCAGGCGGCTTCTGGATCTGCCATCTTACAATCTGAAGATAAAAAGCTTCTAGATTGGGCTAAATCCAATGAAGGTAAGATAGCACGTAGTATTTATGTTAGAAACGCCGCCATCATTAAAACTTGCCGCCAGCAGAAAAAGTATTCAGGTGGCTGCATAATTGCAGTTGATTAA
- a CDS encoding chromosome partitioning protein ParA, translated as MSQNRTNKGNKVMSDDNTTNSNNSKPQKRLIIVTGDKGGVGKSTFARALFQLYINKNLPCVTYEADLRNPQLERYFKKDYRPIIRYIDIFHRGGADDLLINLDESDCPITLLDLPAQSGGFFESYVKELSFFEVLKTDINCQVTMVSVISRVLDSINVLEKLRELCKDQVDYIVVKNLFHGEEEKFERYNDAFLRQNMLAEGLVELVMPDLFYKSYDFIDRHALTFNEGQTHKGTNIVIKSRIKSWLAEFEAQIKPAFNLFGFDIQPDDCYYPAVVEKSKELRENEEKEKAKNQDSNLQSENIAA; from the coding sequence ATGTCTCAAAATAGAACCAATAAGGGTAATAAAGTCATGTCTGATGATAATACAACCAATAGTAATAATAGTAAACCTCAAAAGCGGCTAATAATTGTCACAGGTGATAAAGGTGGCGTGGGAAAAAGCACCTTTGCACGGGCGCTGTTTCAACTGTACATTAATAAAAATTTACCTTGTGTTACTTATGAAGCTGACTTAAGAAATCCTCAGTTAGAAAGATATTTCAAAAAAGACTACCGACCAATAATACGTTACATTGATATTTTCCATAGAGGTGGTGCTGACGATTTATTAATTAATTTAGATGAGAGTGATTGTCCTATTACGCTATTAGACTTACCAGCACAATCTGGAGGTTTCTTTGAAAGTTATGTCAAAGAACTTTCATTTTTTGAAGTGCTTAAAACCGATATTAATTGTCAAGTTACGATGGTTTCAGTGATTAGTAGGGTTCTTGATTCCATAAATGTTCTAGAAAAACTGCGTGAACTTTGTAAAGATCAAGTAGATTATATTGTCGTCAAGAACTTATTTCATGGTGAAGAAGAAAAATTTGAGCGATATAATGACGCTTTTCTACGTCAAAATATGCTTGCAGAAGGTCTAGTAGAACTTGTGATGCCAGATTTATTCTACAAATCCTACGACTTTATTGACCGCCATGCTCTGACATTTAATGAAGGTCAGACTCATAAAGGAACAAATATTGTGATTAAGTCGAGAATTAAATCTTGGCTTGCTGAGTTTGAAGCGCAAATCAAGCCAGCATTTAATTTATTTGGTTTTGATATACAACCAGATGATTGTTACTATCCAGCAGTTGTTGAAAAGTCTAAAGAGCTTAGAGAAAATGAAGAAAAAGAAAAAGCTAAAAATCAAGATTCAAATTTACAATCTGAAAATATAGCTGCTTAA
- a CDS encoding response regulator transcription factor: MKPINVVIIENENISRIGAATILSETGAIQVCGVAKYGKQGIEIVDKEKPDIVIINIDLPDIDGIDVISTIKSKHASIRIVVMTANSSRDTINAAISNGADCYYAKNSVREEVGERFVEAVMAAYNNESWIDPTINRILIDSLRSNDTPDRNALDLLSDFSNKEITVLQLAAGGMKNNEIANVMYVSEGTVRSYLHNSFIKLGVKDRLNAIREAIRLGILSFTDMKIEEEVTQETHTRVKTNQKSQKDTAKTSNKGYKGWVA, from the coding sequence ATGAAACCTATTAATGTTGTCATCATTGAAAATGAGAACATATCTAGGATTGGCGCGGCAACAATATTATCTGAAACTGGTGCAATCCAAGTCTGTGGCGTTGCCAAATACGGAAAACAAGGAATAGAAATTGTTGACAAAGAAAAGCCAGATATCGTAATCATAAATATTGATTTACCGGATATCGATGGCATTGATGTAATAAGCACAATTAAATCCAAACACGCATCAATTAGAATTGTGGTTATGACTGCAAATAGCAGCCGAGATACCATTAACGCAGCAATTAGTAATGGCGCAGACTGCTACTACGCTAAAAATAGCGTTAGAGAAGAAGTAGGAGAAAGATTCGTTGAAGCAGTAATGGCTGCGTACAATAATGAATCATGGATTGACCCAACTATTAATCGTATTCTGATTGATAGTCTCAGGTCAAATGACACACCCGATAGAAATGCACTAGATTTGCTAAGTGATTTCTCTAATAAAGAAATCACAGTTCTTCAATTAGCTGCCGGAGGCATGAAAAATAATGAAATTGCCAATGTCATGTATGTTTCAGAAGGTACAGTAAGGTCATATCTACATAATTCATTTATAAAGCTAGGAGTCAAAGATAGGTTAAACGCTATCCGCGAAGCAATCCGCCTGGGAATCCTCAGCTTTACAGACATGAAAATCGAAGAAGAAGTTACTCAAGAAACCCACACAAGAGTCAAAACAAACCAAAAAAGTCAAAAAGATACAGCTAAAACGAGTAATAAGGGATACAAAGGCTGGGTTGCCTAA